In a genomic window of Scyliorhinus torazame isolate Kashiwa2021f chromosome 5, sScyTor2.1, whole genome shotgun sequence:
- the LOC140419020 gene encoding uncharacterized protein has translation MEKPWKCGDCGMGCNSPSELETHQRIHTGERPFTCSVCGKGFTRSSNLLTHQLVHTDQRPFKCADCEKSFKSRNDLLTHQRTHTGERPFTCSVCGKGFTRSSHLLTHQLVHTDQRPFKCADCGKSFKSRKDLLIHQRTHTGDRPFNCSMCGKGYTRSSNLLTHQLVHTDQRPFKCADCEKSFKSRNNLLLHQRTHTGERPFTCWNVGRDLMLRQTSGLTIRFTLTRDLLNVLTVERALKAERIY, from the coding sequence atggagaaaccatggaaatgtggggactgtgggatgggatgcaattccccgtctgaattggaaactcatcaacgtattcacactggggaaaggccgttcacctgctcggtgtgtggtaagggattcactcggtcatcaaacctcctgacacaccaacttgttcatactgatcagagaccgtttaaatgtgctgactgtgagaagagctttaaaagcagaaatgatttactgacacatcaacgcactcacactggggagaggccattcacctgctccgtgtgtgggaagggattcactcggtcatcccacctcctgacacaccaacttgttcatactgatcagagaccttttaaatgtgctgactgtggaaagagctttaaaagcagaaaggatttactgatacatcaacgcactcacactggggataggccatTCAACTGCTCgatgtgtgggaagggatacactcggtcatcaaacctcctgacacaccaacttgttcatactgatcagagaccgtttaaatgtgctgactgtgagaagagctttaaaagcagaaataatttactgttacatcaacgcactcacactggggagaggccattcacctgttggaatgtgggaagggatttaatgcttcgtcaaacctccgggctcaccatcaggttcactctgaccagagaccttttaaatgtgctgactgtggaaagagctttaaaagcagaaaggatttactga